TTCGTTCAATGCGCCTTCCGTGGTTTGCGCCATTGAAATACCGTCGTTAGCGTTACGAGAAGCTTGAGTCAGACCTCTAACATTAGATGTAAAACGGTTAGCAATCGCCTGACCCGCAGCATCATCTTTTGCGCTGTTGATACGTGAACCGGAAGACAAACGCTCAATTGCGGTACCCAGTACACCTTGTGAACGGTTTAAGTTATTTTGTGTTGTCAGAGACAGAACATTAGTGTTGATGACCTGTGCCATGATATAAGTCCTTGTTATTCGATAATAATAAGGAAGGCTGATTTATTAAGCCATTCCATTGTTGCCACGAATATGATTATCGGCGGCAGCAAAAAGGCCTTTAGGGTTTTCAACAAATAATTTCCGAAATAAAACAAAGCAAATAATAATTACCATGAATAACAATAAGATATTTATTTTCCGAATGCTTTAGATTTATAGTTTAATTGGTGGGTGTTTTAGCAAAGGTGATAAAGATAAGGTCTTTTTATAGCAAGAAATGTCGGTATGAGAAGTGCATTGGTGTAATCAATAAAATAAAAGTTACCTCAAGTCAGAGTGCCTAACCTGAGATAACCAGAGACTTAAATTAACGTAATAGGCTTAGAACACTTTGAGTCGTTTGGTTAGCTTGTGCTAACACCGCCATACCGGCTTGTTGTAAAGTTTGCCCTTTGGTCATATTGGACACTTCAGTAGCAAAATCCGCATCTTGAATGCGACTACGTGCAGCACTCAAGCTAACAACGGTATTTTGAAGGTTTGTGACGGTTGATTCCATACGGTTTTGTACCGCACCTAATGTAGAGCGCATGCTATCCACGGTTTTCAGCGCTTCATCTAATGCTTTTAATGGCTCATCATGGATATCGGTCGTAATCGCCTTCGTTGGGTCAAGCTTAGTAGCAACAATAGCTGAACTCAGCTTACCTGAAGTGGCATCAAAGTCGCTTCTGCTAACTTCAAAATACTGATCATCTTTTTTAATTAAGAATTTATCAGTAGCTACACTGCCATCAGTTTCTAATTTTTGGAACAGTTCTTGTCCAGCATCTAGTTTAATGGCGGCTTTGGCTGGTACTGCGGCAATAGCTACAGCCCCATCAGCGATTTCGGTACCTAAAGTTGTTGCTGTTGTCGGAGCCGTTGCTTCTTGGGTAACTCCCGATATATCAACGCTCCCTGAAGTTGTATCAATTTTAGATTTATCAATTTTATAATATTCTTTACCGCCACCACTTGCCGTTTTATCAATTTCAACATAAAACTCATTAGTCGTACCTTTGACGTTATAAAGTTTTTCATCAGTGCCTGCTTTATATTTTACTGCGGCTATATCCGCCGTAGCAGTTTCATTGAGTTTTTTGATTTCATTACCAATTTGCCCTTTCTTCGATAAATCCACCTCATCGATTTTTAGTACTGAACTATCAATCTTTTTAAAATCTAATGAAATGGTTTGATTATCCAGTGCACCGATTTGGATTTTCATCTCACCCTCTTTGCTCAGCACTTTATTACCATTAAAATCGGTTTGAGCAGAGATACGATCAATTTCTGCTAAACGTTGAGACACCTCTTCTTGCAGTGATTTAATATCCGATTCAGAGTTTGAACCGTTTTTCGCCTGTACCGTCAGCTCACGAATGCGTTGTAAGTTATTATTAATTTCGTTAACCGCACCTTCAGCGGTTTGCGCCATTGAAATACCGTCATTGGCATTACGTGCAGCTTGAGTTAAACCACGAACATTAGCCGTAAAACGGTTAACGATCGCTTGACCTGCTGCATCATCTTTTGCGCTATTGATACGCATGCCAGAAGATAGGCGCTCAATCGCGGTTCCCAACACACTTTGTGACTTATTCAAATTATTCTGAGTATTCAGAGACAAAATATTGGTATTGATAACTTGTGACATTATATAAACCCTTTCTATTCATATATATTATATATTGAATTAACCACCTATTCTTAATGATTAATTCGTCAAAACATTTATCGGCAGGATTAAAAATTGCTTTAATCATTAATTTCAATATTTTCATCTAAATGCATATATCTTTAATTTATATAATGATTTACACGGCAAAATGAGTGCTAAAACCCACTTATTTATCACCAATAGAAATAAATACGCTGCTTTCTGTCGCTAACTCGTGCCATCACTATTTGTGTATATAGTCTAAGATTTCCGCGCTTCTCGCCGATAACCTCTGAACGAGAACATTTTTAGGAGATATTCATGGCTGGTATAGCGACACTCGGTATCGGGGCTAACTTAGATTTAAATAATCAAATGAGCCAAATTGAAGCGGTTGAAAAGCGCCGTTTGGAACCATTAACCACACAGAAAGCCAGCTATGATGCGCAAATCAGTGCCTATGGCAAAATGCAATCATCACTGGAGAAATTAAAAAAAGCCGCTGAAGATCTAAAAAAATATGGTGATATCAGTACCACTAAAGTTAATGGTGACTATAAAAGCTTTGATGTTAAAACAGATGGAAAAGCGGTTGCAGGTGTACACGATGTTGTGGTTAAAAATTTAGCTAAAGCACAAACTATAGCTACTAAGGGTCTGAGTGATAATAAAAAACTACTCGGTAATGGTAATGCAGAACGGACTATCACCATTACTCAACCCGCTGAAAAAAAACCCATCATTATTAAGTTAGATAATGAACACACTTCATTAATTGAAATTGCTGATGCAATTAATAAAACAGACAGTAATGTGAGTGCGGCAATCATTAAAGATAAAACCAATAATTATCACCTTGTCTTTACCTCCAAAAAAGAAGGTACCGATCACCGTATCAATATCAAGGTGGACGGTGATGATGACCTAGCTAACCTAATGAATGTTAAATCAGAATTAGGTGCAGATAATAAAGTCATCATCAATGGCGCACCTGATATGGAGCAAAAAGTTGCACCGCAAAATGCGCAATTAATCATCGACGGCTTTGAACTTGAATCACAGACCAATGAAGCGAAAGACCTGTTTCCTGGTCTCACCTTAACGCTTAAACAAGAAACTGAAGCATCAAAAACTGATCATTTAATTATTTCCTCCGACATCGAACCCGCTAAAGCTAAAATCAAAGCGTGGGTCGATGCCTATAATGAATTTCAAACTCTAGCGACTGAGCTAACCAAATATACACCGACAGATAAAGGCTCTGAACCTGATAAAACCAATGGCCCGCTCATTGGTGACTCTACATTGCGTGGGATCCAAAGCCAACTGCGTACCCATGTTCGAGCGGCACAACAAAGTGGTGAAATTGATACTCTGAATAAACTGGGGATCAAACAAAAATTAGACGGTACATTAGAGATCGATAATAAAAAGTTTGAAGAAGCATTAAAAGAAAACGCTGCTAGCGTCAAAACCTTCTTTATGGGCGATGGCAAAGAAACGGGTTTTGGTACTGAGAACTTCGAATATTTGAAAAAGACCCTTGATAACAAAGAAGGAACAATACATAACGCCACTGATGGCCTGCAAAAGAAAAAGAAAAGCCTCGATAAACGTATTGAACAAACCAATAAACAAATCGAAAGCACTATGGACGGCTACCGCCGTCAGTTCCAAAATCTCGATAAAATGATGAACTCGCTCACTAGTACCAGTAATTCTTTAGGTAGACTCTTAGGTTAATTAATATGTACCAACAAAAAGCAAAACAAGCTTATCAACAAGTTGATATAGAAAGTGAAATTATCAACGCTACCCCCTATCAACTCATCAGTATTTTATATAAGGGCGCATTAAGCGCCCTGAAACGCGCTGAGATTTTTATGCAGCAAAATGAGATTGCCGCGAAAGGTAAAGAACTTTCCAAAGCAATTGATATCATTGATACTGGTTTAAAACATGCGCTAAATCATGATGCAGGTGGTGAAATTGCGGATAATTTAGCGAGCCTTTATGACTACATGGTGATCCGCTTACTCAAGGCTAACCTTGAAAATAATGTGGCCTATATACAAGAAGTTTACCAATTACTCTCCGATCTTGCGTCAACTTGGCAGCAAATCGGAGCAAATGTGGATGAAATATAAACAGGTGAATAGTCATAAATCTATCGATTTACATGAAATCTACCGTGATGTTTTAGTATTAAGTGAAAATTTAGTCGCACTGGCACAAGCAAAAGAGTGGGAACAGTTAATCGCCCGCGAAACAGAGTATGTCCATGCTGTCGAAAATTTGACGCAATTGTCACATGAGCTCGGAGCGCAACACCCCATCACAAATGAATTAGTGATAATGTTGCAGCAAATCATTGAAAATGAACGCGTAACCAAAACCTATTTACAGCAGCATCTAGATTTTTTAAGTAAAGAAATTAAACAATTAGATCAAACTCGGGCACTGAATAACAGCTATGGCCAATTTAATTGGCCAGACACGCCAAAAACAATAAAGCCTCTTGAGTAGTTATGTGTGTCAGGCGCCCTACCTGACACTTCATAACCACTTCACATCAAGCTGTAGCCGTTTAGATTAAGGCATGGTGACGTTGCTCTCCCGCACTAGTCACATACACTTATTGATTACATCTCGAATTATTTAGGGTAGAAACAATGGAGCCTACTCAATTATTGCTTTAATCGTTGCTGTTTTTTTAGCTTTTTCAATAACATATTACGTTTCAATGTTGATAAATGATCAAGAAACACTTTACCGTGTAGATGATCAATCTCATGTTGCATCACGATAGCTAAAAACTCATCGGAATCGACGATAAATTCATTGCCGTCTCTATCTAATGCTTTGACCTTAACACGTTGAAAACGTGGAACATCTGCGTAAATTTCAGGGACAGATAGACAACCCTCTTGATAGCTAGTTTCCCCTTCACTTTCAATAATTTCAGGATTAACAAACACCATCGGTTGGTCACGGTTTTCAGAAATATCAATCACCATCACCGATTGCGATGCACCTATCTGAGTCGCCGCCAAACCAATACCATTATCGGTGCTATACATAGTATCCAATAAATCATCGATCAAACCTTGTACCGCAGCAACATCAGTCACAGGGTGACAGTGTACTCGCAGCCTTTCATCCGGTATCTCAATAATCTCTCTTACTGCCATAATTCAAAGATCCTTCAATCACACTCTTGACTTAAGCTATAACTCATTATCGTCTGTTTAAATTTACGATAAGATGCAAAAAATGGCATTGTTGCCAATATCAAAAACACAGCGAAATAAAATTTCACAGAAAAATAACATGTTATCGTAAAAAAAACACGCTAAAAAACAATTAATGGGGGCTAAATAAATTAGCTTATATATGACAACTTCTGTTTATTACCCTTCCTACAATGAATTTCATTGTATTCGTGCTTTAGCCAACGTCAGGTAATTTATCACCGCAGATCCACGTCGTCGTTGATTAACTATTTAATAACTTTAAAACGCAATAATTAGACATTGAAGCAATTAATTAGATGAATATATTTCCCTTATTATTTGGCTTAATAAGAAATAATCACTATTCACGATTTAATGATGCGTTATTACTGAGTTTTTGCTTGGTGAAATCCAGTATAACATAATGAATCTACGGCAAAGAATGCAAAGTAGATTTGATTAATTTATATAGGATATATAATGAAAAAAGGATTTATTGTTAGTTCACTTACATTGATACTAACCTCTTCGTTATCAACTACCTCGTTCGCGTTACCTCTTTCTTCTATTCTCATCGAGCCAATTGTTGCTATCTCAGAAACATTATCGGAAATACCAACTGAAAAACCGTCTATAGAACATAAAAAAGCAGTGATGAAAAAATATGAAGAGCATCGTCTGCGAACTCTTTTTGGCAACCATAATAAACTGATTACCGATCCACCATCTACTTTAGAAGACCACATCTATAAAATAATCAATCAAGATATGGAAGATATATATCGTGAGCTAGAGCCCAAGATGTCAGAAATCGATAAAAATACTCAACAGGCTATTTCTCATAACAACCTTCATATTTATGATAAAATTGATTTAGCTGATAAAAAATATCATAAAAAGCATTCTGAAAATGTAAAAAAACTTACCGTTCTTCGTGAAGACTTTAATAAAGCTCAAAGTGAAAATACGGCTCATTTTTCTCAAATGGAGAAAAAAATCAGCAAAACGACTAAACAAGCGAATTCAGGCATCGCTTCCGTCGCTGCGATGTCGAATATTCCTTATGCTATGAATACACGCTTTAGCCTTGGTGCTGGTTTAGGTAACTACCGTAATGGCAATGCTGTCGCTGTCGGGGCGCAATATCAAATCAAAGAAAACGTTAACTTACGTAGTTCTGTCTCTTGGAATAATTCAGACAGTGCAGTTGTTGGTGCTGGCGTTGCGATTGGCTGGTAATCCATTATTTCTAGTTATTCGTAAGTAAAAATAGTGCCTTGACTGGCACTATTTATAAATAAAAGACAACTTAATCAAATGTCGCTATCAGCCAAGCGGAGCCTTTATAGTCACCTGCTACAGCATTACTGCCTTGAATATGACTGGTTATCTTAATGGTTCTTAAATCTTTAATATCAACTTTAAAATCTTTTCCCGTTTGACCGGTTATTTCATCGGTCATGCTCAAATCGCTATAAATTTTATTATTTTGACTACTGGTCATCGGCAAACGTTTCTGTGGGTCGCCGTCGGTAGCATAATCGAGACGTAATCTAACTTTTGTTGACATGGAAAATTTACAGTTATAGGTGACTTTCTCTGTGACTACACTGTCATAATTTAGCGTATTTAACTGCCCATGACGTAAGTTAACTGTGCCCGCTAGTCCCGTGCTGGTCATGGTTGTACAAGAAGAACCTACATTTAATGTTGAAGAAAGTAATCGCATTGGTACTGTGGTTTCACCTAATGGCCAAGATGTGTATGTTGGAGGCGTTTTAGGGCTCATAAATGCACGTACATAGCCCCCAAGTGGCATAGAAGCAATAACTACCTGACCATCAATAATTCTTTCATTAATATAAAATGTCACTGTAATTGGAAATTGTACTGCAAAACCAGAGGCTGACTGTGTCGATCCACTCGAAGCATTAGCACAAGCAGTAGCACCTGTAATATTCAACCAATTGAGCATTTTACTATCAACTGTCATCACGACATTACTATTAACGCGATAACCTGTTTTACCATCGACCGTCGTCCCCGCTGAAGGTGCATATATAAATAGCCTATGGTAAGCACTATCACTACCAATATTTGTGCTCATTCCCCCCCATGTTCTACCAATACACCTTGCTGTGCCTGTTACGCTAACAGAAGGACCGCTACCATTAATCACTATCGGGCTACCCACACGATAATAGTTTTTACCATCAGAACCAACCACAGGGGTAGAAGCTATGGAACTATTGCTAGCGAGCTGAATTAAATATCCATCATTTGGGTCTTGGATCATCGGGGCGTAGTTTGCTAATGCAATTGATGGAAGCAATAAACTACCCAATGAAATTAAACTACACCAAATTTTCTTTTTATGAAAAGACTGCAACCAGTGTGTAGGAATAGTACCTTTTAAATCCAACATAATAAAATGATCCTACTAGTTATAAGTCACAGCAAGGGTGACAGTTGAAGTAAATTTCCCCAGCACCAACTGATTGATTGGCACCGCATTGACTAACTGCGCCTGTAAATCCATACGGTATAATGTCGCATCCACCCGTTCGGGATAGATTCGTTGCTTTTTACTCATTTCCAGCGCACGCACCGTTCCACCCGTCACTTCTTTAAAATCAATCCCTAAGCCATCGGTACTGGTGGCGAGAATATTTTTTCCGTTATATAACAAGGTGCTTCCTCCTTTAGGATTTAGCACGATCGCTAACGCGTTATTGAAATTACAACCAGAAATATAAAGTGAAAACTCCTTCACCACCGCAGACTTACTCAGCGCTTCAGGGTTAAGTGTGCCAAAACCAATTTTCATGGGGGAACTGCTGTTCTCACTACGAATATTACAAGCTGGATCGACCATAGTGGCGGTAACATCCACTAAAACGTCAGCTGAACTCTCTAATGTGACGAACAATAACAGTAACCCTAGTGTTTTTTTTATTTGTTTGAGTATATTCACTATTCGTACTCCACATTAAAGGTCACGATACTGGAAAAATCGCCAATCTTGGCTTCACCCGTAGCTGGCTTGCGAACAAAAACACCAAAGTCGAATTGCTGTAAACCTTCAACAACATTGACATCACCAATAGTCATGGGTTGATTCCATACAATAGGTTTTTCATCTTGATCAATGATCCCTAGCACCACCCCACTGTCACCTTTGGTAGTTAAAAAACTATCACCACCAATGTTGACTAATTCCTGACTTTTCCAAGTCAGTTTGATACTTTTTTGCAAATCCGTTTCACTGCATTTATCAATGGCAATGGAAAAAGGCGTCACTGCACTGGTTGTATTTTCATTAATAAATTGCCAACGTAAGTTGTACAGTGTGATCTTTTTATTGATGGATTCCGCTGCTACTTGGCATGCAGTACTGACCAATTCGCCACTAAACTCAACATCCAAGCTATTCGCTGCCCATGTCTGAGGCGGACAACTTAGAAGTACCACAGGAAGCAGCCAAAAATGCATCGTAGCCTTATTCATAGCTCACCTCTAAACGCAATGTATGCCGATCATTCATCAATATTGGCAGGTGAATTGGATTATCCCCATTAAGCAATGAAAGCGGATAACGCACTGAAAACACATCGCGTTGCACATCATAAAATCGCATACTTGCTGGCGTATTAGCAGTGGCATCAAATAATTTCATTTCTCGGTAATCATTTCCCGCGCCACACCCTGTTAAACGCCACGTTTTATCTAGACTTAAATTACATGGAGCATTAAATAGTGTGGCACTCACTTGTATTCGGCCTTGATGCAACGGTTCATAGTCCGATTGATTTACTGGTGTATTCGCCACAGGGAGCTCAGCGTTGGCCAATTGACCGAATACACTGCACGCAATGAGTAATGCCGCTTTGTACCATGTTAATCTCATGAAAATATTGTGTTTGAGCATCATCTTTCCCCGTTAGCCAAACCCTTGAAATTACTGTTCACCCGTAACAGCGCATGTATCACCTTGGCAACGAAACGCCAGCGTCGGCTTGCCGCCATAATCATTAATGTACGTGAGATACGGTGTGGATAACGCTGGCGACACTACATCTTGTACTGACTTAGGTGGCACCATGACGACATCAAATGAATTTTGTTCGGAGGCCGCTTTACTATTTCCTAACCCAATTACGGTTAAATTAAAGGGGGTGTTATTGTTGATGCGATAACCTTTTGCGGTTTTGGTTAATGTGACCTTATGTGCCCACTTTGTTTCCGACTCAGCTAAAATAGCACTTGGGCGATAAAACAGTTTTACTCGTGATTGCAACGCGATTTGTAATGTATTGCCATCGGTAGATTTTGGCGGTACTTCACGCAAATTGAAGTAAAACACTGACTCTCGGTCTTGTGGCAGTTTGCTCAATTCAGGCGTCGTACTTAAACGCACTAAACTGGTACTATTAGGCTCAACACGCTGTAATGGAGGAGTTGCCAAAATTGCGCCTTTAGTCAGTTTATTACCCTGTAAGTCCTCAATCCAACTTTGCGCTAAGTAAGCTTCTTCTGGATTATCATTCGAAATAGTCACGTTAATTGACTTTTCAGAGCCCGGAAAAATAATACGAGTTCTATCTAATGTAACGGCGCTGTAAGCACTGATTGAAACTAATGCTGCAACCCCTGCGAGTACACGATATAACCCATGACCTAAATTCAACATAATTGACCTCATAAAACGAACTAAAAAATTATTTTGCTGGCGTTGCATTAACCGTTGATAATGCAGGACTGACTGGAGAGCATGGCAGCAATAACATGCTTGATAATGATGTGATATTGTCAGGTATTCGTAATTCACATTGCTTTTCTCCGGCCCAATAAACAGAGAGTGTCTCTTGAGGGGAAATACCAACCAACCACGTCACCCCATCCTCTCCAACAATGCCTAATTCACGATTATCGGTATTACGTACACTGGCACCAAACGGCGGATTTTTACCATTATTCAACGATAAAATGGCAAATAGCTTTTCACCTTTCATCACCGATAAGCTGCGATAACCAATCGCGCCTTTGGTTAAGGTGATATCCGTCGTTGACTCCAATGTTTCTAAATTCTCCGGTAGCTGGCTGGTGTTAATCGATGCTGTCGATTTACGATAACTATTCACGTTAGGAATAACCGCAAGCCCAAAACGGTTAGTTTTGATCACACCGCTATCTAGAGGCACATCACCCACCCCCGGTGTTTCAATCATTAGACGCGTATCGCCATTCGCGCTACGGTGTAAAGCGACCCCGTGAGCCGTCGCAGTGATCCCACTGTTAATTGAAGCCCCAAAACTACGGTATTGTTGCGGCACATAACTGGCGTTCGCCGATAAGTTAGCTTGCGATAAGTCACGTGAATAATAGCCACTGATACTCGATTGACTTTCCATATTTTGTCCATGGTTATAGCCAACATTCAGGCTGTAATTATCACGGTCGCTATAGCCGCTATACCCAACACTATGGTTATATTGGTTATTACCTCCGGCGCGCGAATACAGCTCGGAAAAGGTAATATTGTGCCCGCTATACAAAGGGATCGTTAAATACAGGTTGATCGCATCATCTTTATAGCCGTTATCACGCTCAGTACGCGTTGCCGATAATGAAATATTGGCATCTTGTTGCGATAGCACAGGAATACTGATATTCGTGCTGGCATATAATCCATACTGTGTCTGTGGCTTATCTTGCCAATAAGTACTGTATTGATAATTCAGCGATAAATTGAAATTATCAAAATACTTATTCAAATAAATTTGATAATTTTCTTTTGGTGCTCGCACCACGTACCCTGTGCGTTCTTGATCCATAAACTGAGTGAGTGTGCGGTAATTTCTATCCGCAAATCGGTAGCCTGCGAAGGTAATATCCGTACGTAATGCATCAAACGACTTTGCATAGTTGAGGCGAAATGAGCGTCCTTGCAGAGTTTGGTTGGTAAAATGGGCAAAAGACTGTGTAATATCGAATGACAAAGCACCGAAAGCAAACAAGTCTCGACCAATACCAATCGCCGCAGTTTGGTAATCACCATTAAGTTGC
This portion of the Providencia manganoxydans genome encodes:
- a CDS encoding fimbrial protein, with protein sequence MNKATMHFWLLPVVLLSCPPQTWAANSLDVEFSGELVSTACQVAAESINKKITLYNLRWQFINENTTSAVTPFSIAIDKCSETDLQKSIKLTWKSQELVNIGGDSFLTTKGDSGVVLGIIDQDEKPIVWNQPMTIGDVNVVEGLQQFDFGVFVRKPATGEAKIGDFSSIVTFNVEYE
- the def gene encoding peptide deformylase, yielding MAVREIIEIPDERLRVHCHPVTDVAAVQGLIDDLLDTMYSTDNGIGLAATQIGASQSVMVIDISENRDQPMVFVNPEIIESEGETSYQEGCLSVPEIYADVPRFQRVKVKALDRDGNEFIVDSDEFLAIVMQHEIDHLHGKVFLDHLSTLKRNMLLKKLKKQQRLKQ
- a CDS encoding molecular chaperone codes for the protein MLNLGHGLYRVLAGVAALVSISAYSAVTLDRTRIIFPGSEKSINVTISNDNPEEAYLAQSWIEDLQGNKLTKGAILATPPLQRVEPNSTSLVRLSTTPELSKLPQDRESVFYFNLREVPPKSTDGNTLQIALQSRVKLFYRPSAILAESETKWAHKVTLTKTAKGYRINNNTPFNLTVIGLGNSKAASEQNSFDVVMVPPKSVQDVVSPALSTPYLTYINDYGGKPTLAFRCQGDTCAVTGEQ
- a CDS encoding fimbria/pilus outer membrane usher protein, which translates into the protein MVQSMMFKLSKIRLAVLLAVSVSACTAYATEFNTDVLDAEDMQNVDMSQFSVAGYVPPGNYVLTVFVNGQRLGAPRDIAVLEQNDQHQAICIPANLLDLIGLKDSAKEKVTTYDDGQCLDLSALKGMQSIIELPTLSLKITIPQLWMEYRDPNWVPPALWEEGINGAFVDYNANVSVTEENKGNKRTYLSANGTAGINLGAWRLRGDYNATYQKQHGGSNPQETHNFDFSRLYAFTSLKKLASILTIGENYFYSDVFESWQYTGLSLESDDRMLPPKLVGYAPEIIGVANTNATVIVRSQDRIILETTVPPGPFRIQTLDSGVRGVLDVTVREENGEEKKFSLSTASLPYLTRPGRIIYKLVAGKTRYDGHNLTGKPVVGGELSYGLSNAWSLYGGSQLNGDYQTAAIGIGRDLFAFGALSFDITQSFAHFTNQTLQGRSFRLNYAKSFDALRTDITFAGYRFADRNYRTLTQFMDQERTGYVVRAPKENYQIYLNKYFDNFNLSLNYQYSTYWQDKPQTQYGLYASTNISIPVLSQQDANISLSATRTERDNGYKDDAINLYLTIPLYSGHNITFSELYSRAGGNNQYNHSVGYSGYSDRDNYSLNVGYNHGQNMESQSSISGYYSRDLSQANLSANASYVPQQYRSFGASINSGITATAHGVALHRSANGDTRLMIETPGVGDVPLDSGVIKTNRFGLAVIPNVNSYRKSTASINTSQLPENLETLESTTDITLTKGAIGYRSLSVMKGEKLFAILSLNNGKNPPFGASVRNTDNRELGIVGEDGVTWLVGISPQETLSVYWAGEKQCELRIPDNITSLSSMLLLPCSPVSPALSTVNATPAK
- a CDS encoding fimbrial protein; the encoded protein is MLKHNIFMRLTWYKAALLIACSVFGQLANAELPVANTPVNQSDYEPLHQGRIQVSATLFNAPCNLSLDKTWRLTGCGAGNDYREMKLFDATANTPASMRFYDVQRDVFSVRYPLSLLNGDNPIHLPILMNDRHTLRLEVSYE
- the fliT gene encoding flagellar protein FliT, translating into MKYKQVNSHKSIDLHEIYRDVLVLSENLVALAQAKEWEQLIARETEYVHAVENLTQLSHELGAQHPITNELVIMLQQIIENERVTKTYLQQHLDFLSKEIKQLDQTRALNNSYGQFNWPDTPKTIKPLE
- a CDS encoding adhesin encodes the protein MLDLKGTIPTHWLQSFHKKKIWCSLISLGSLLLPSIALANYAPMIQDPNDGYLIQLASNSSIASTPVVGSDGKNYYRVGSPIVINGSGPSVSVTGTARCIGRTWGGMSTNIGSDSAYHRLFIYAPSAGTTVDGKTGYRVNSNVVMTVDSKMLNWLNITGATACANASSGSTQSASGFAVQFPITVTFYINERIIDGQVVIASMPLGGYVRAFMSPKTPPTYTSWPLGETTVPMRLLSSTLNVGSSCTTMTSTGLAGTVNLRHGQLNTLNYDSVVTEKVTYNCKFSMSTKVRLRLDYATDGDPQKRLPMTSSQNNKIYSDLSMTDEITGQTGKDFKVDIKDLRTIKITSHIQGSNAVAGDYKGSAWLIATFD
- a CDS encoding fimbrial protein, which translates into the protein MNILKQIKKTLGLLLLFVTLESSADVLVDVTATMVDPACNIRSENSSSPMKIGFGTLNPEALSKSAVVKEFSLYISGCNFNNALAIVLNPKGGSTLLYNGKNILATSTDGLGIDFKEVTGGTVRALEMSKKQRIYPERVDATLYRMDLQAQLVNAVPINQLVLGKFTSTVTLAVTYN
- a CDS encoding YadA C-terminal domain-containing protein produces the protein MKKGFIVSSLTLILTSSLSTTSFALPLSSILIEPIVAISETLSEIPTEKPSIEHKKAVMKKYEEHRLRTLFGNHNKLITDPPSTLEDHIYKIINQDMEDIYRELEPKMSEIDKNTQQAISHNNLHIYDKIDLADKKYHKKHSENVKKLTVLREDFNKAQSENTAHFSQMEKKISKTTKQANSGIASVAAMSNIPYAMNTRFSLGAGLGNYRNGNAVAVGAQYQIKENVNLRSSVSWNNSDSAVVGAGVAIGW
- a CDS encoding FliC/FljB family flagellin yields the protein MSQVINTNILSLNTQNNLNKSQSVLGTAIERLSSGMRINSAKDDAAGQAIVNRFTANVRGLTQAARNANDGISMAQTAEGAVNEINNNLQRIRELTVQAKNGSNSESDIKSLQEEVSQRLAEIDRISAQTDFNGNKVLSKEGEMKIQIGALDNQTISLDFKKIDSSVLKIDEVDLSKKGQIGNEIKKLNETATADIAAVKYKAGTDEKLYNVKGTTNEFYVEIDKTASGGGKEYYKIDKSKIDTTSGSVDISGVTQEATAPTTATTLGTEIADGAVAIAAVPAKAAIKLDAGQELFQKLETDGSVATDKFLIKKDDQYFEVSRSDFDATSGKLSSAIVATKLDPTKAITTDIHDEPLKALDEALKTVDSMRSTLGAVQNRMESTVTNLQNTVVSLSAARSRIQDADFATEVSNMTKGQTLQQAGMAVLAQANQTTQSVLSLLR
- the fliS gene encoding flagellar export chaperone FliS, with translation MYQQKAKQAYQQVDIESEIINATPYQLISILYKGALSALKRAEIFMQQNEIAAKGKELSKAIDIIDTGLKHALNHDAGGEIADNLASLYDYMVIRLLKANLENNVAYIQEVYQLLSDLASTWQQIGANVDEI
- the fliD gene encoding flagellar filament capping protein FliD codes for the protein MAGIATLGIGANLDLNNQMSQIEAVEKRRLEPLTTQKASYDAQISAYGKMQSSLEKLKKAAEDLKKYGDISTTKVNGDYKSFDVKTDGKAVAGVHDVVVKNLAKAQTIATKGLSDNKKLLGNGNAERTITITQPAEKKPIIIKLDNEHTSLIEIADAINKTDSNVSAAIIKDKTNNYHLVFTSKKEGTDHRINIKVDGDDDLANLMNVKSELGADNKVIINGAPDMEQKVAPQNAQLIIDGFELESQTNEAKDLFPGLTLTLKQETEASKTDHLIISSDIEPAKAKIKAWVDAYNEFQTLATELTKYTPTDKGSEPDKTNGPLIGDSTLRGIQSQLRTHVRAAQQSGEIDTLNKLGIKQKLDGTLEIDNKKFEEALKENAASVKTFFMGDGKETGFGTENFEYLKKTLDNKEGTIHNATDGLQKKKKSLDKRIEQTNKQIESTMDGYRRQFQNLDKMMNSLTSTSNSLGRLLG